The region ATTTTAATGATTGCATTTAAATCATACCGATCATAATCATTACATTATCATTATGTACCTACCGAATCGGTATATTACTGTTTATGATTTAGATGTATAAGAAGATTGTTGTTATTCAGACAATTTTGCTTAGTTTAAGCAATGTTGATATAAAATAAAAACATAATTTGACAATCTATTTATGCGTGTATTATATTAATTATATTGCCTCAACCAAGCAATATTTCAATTGTTAATTACAGTATAGACTATAGGTGTGTTGATTTAGCTGAAAAAAACGAAGTACGGTGATAAAAATATGAATAGGGAGATTCTCCATCTAACAGCCTGCTCTGACCTGCGAAGAAACATCCTTATCAGCATGATTAAGAATGATAAATCGCTGGGTGATCTGCGGAAGGAGCTGAATATAAGTTCTACCACAGCCCTGCATGCATTAAAAGATCTTGAAAAAAATAACCTGACTTTTCAACAGAAAAATAAAAATTATGCACTCACAAATGTCGGAAAGATCATTACCCTGAAGCTCGTGGACTTTGGTAATGCTGCTGAGGTGATGAAAAAACATGAAAGGTTCTGGCTTGAGCATGATATAAGTGGAATTCCTGAGCATTTAATGGAGAAGGTTGGATGGTTGAAAAATTCGAATTTAATTCAGATAAATCCTCTGGATATAATTAAAACGCATAGTTCTTACATAAACTATGTAAAAAAAGCAAAATGGATCAAAGGCATCTCCTCTATATATAGCCCGGATTATCCTGATATTTTCAAACAACTTGTACTTAATAATATAGACACAAGTCTAATATTGAATGATGAGGTTTTTAATAAAATCGCTGAAATTACCGGAAGAATGAATCTCGATAACGCGATTATTAACTACAAACTCGAATTTTTAATAACTAAAGAAAATTTAAAATTGGCTTTTACAGTCACTGATTCATTTTTTTCTATGGGCTTATTTAATAAAAATGGAATATATGACACTGCTTTTGATTTAATTTCTACCGATAATCTCGCAATTCAATGGGGGATTGAACTATTCAATTACTATTGTAACAAAGCAATGAAATATGAGGTAAGAATCTAAATCAATTGCAGTAGTTAATTCCGGATAGGTTTTCAATATAATTCTGATCCAAATGAAGGAGGATAGACAAGGAGGAATTGTCTAATTATAAAATTCATCATTCATGAAATTTTGTACAATATTAGAAAAATTTATTTCGTTCTTAATTTCAACATCATTATTCTTAGCTATAAATGGATCATTCAAAATTATATTGTCTCAATTATTATTATTAAATATATTCTATTTAAATGTTATTTTGATAACTTTCTTAACCATATTTAGCACTTATGGACTAAATAAATTAACAGACCTAAATGAAGACGAAATAAATAACCCTAAAAGAGCACATACAATAAAAAAGATTGGTGTTTCTTTCAAATTTTCTGTTGCGATGTCATTCATTCTCTCCCTGATTCTGGGATTTTTGGAGAATATTATGATACTCCCTGTTATTCTGTTACCTTTATTTCTTGGAATGCTATACAGCGTGAAATTGAATAGTGATATGCCCCGTTTAAAGGATATAACAGGCGTAAAAAATATATCCATAGCTTTGTCATGGTCTGTAGGTACAACCTTTTTTCCCGTAATTTACCTTTCTGAAAAAGAAATTACATCGGTTATTCTAATCTTTTATTTATTTTTTCTTAAAAGCTTTATAAATAGCGTCATGTTCGATATTCGCGATATTCAAGGTGACAGAGAAAGCAATATAAGAACGATACCAATTTTCTTAGGGAAAGATAATACAAAAAGACTTTTATTAATTCTTAACTCAACTCTAATACCATGGCTTATTTTTACCTATTATAAAGGGCTTTTCCATAGATATTTCCCTATTTTAATCGGCCTTATTTTATATGGATACTGGTATATTCTGCATTTTTCTAGAGATAGTATAAATAAAGGAAAAATTATGGATTTGCTTATCGATGGTGAATTCATTATAATTGCCATCTTTGCTTTGGCGGTATATAGTATATATCCCTAAACAGAATTTTTGCTTTCCATTCACCTATTCAATGAATATCGCGGGTCTCATCGGAACTGCATGTTTGCTTTTCCCCTGCGGATCATATTCCGGCGCATCAGCGCTATATATCTCGATATTGCACCCTATCTCGCAGTTTAAGAAATCCACAGCTTCATAAAGAGCTTTTGTTTCATCAAAATCCACTTCGGTCAGGGAGTCCATCATTTCTTTTTCCATCCCCTGGACATCAGTGATTATCTTTTGAGCAAATTTCGGGATTTCTTTTGCAAATGGTCTCATTAAAGGATCGCTCATGAGCGTATTCATGAGAGTTTTCATATCAAGGATATTATCTTTTTTCATCATAATAGCTTTTACAAGGACTTTTTTCTTCCAGGAAGCTGCTGTATAAAGAATTACTCTTTTTGGTTTAATCCTGATGAGCCTGATTATTTCTTCAATATCTTTCAGGGTATTACCTGTTATTTCTTCTGCAAGTTCTGCTCCCCTGTCAATTAATGAAATATCTGCTTCAGGGAACTTTTCCAGTGATATAAAATCCTTTCCTGACCGTTCATGGATTTCTTCACAAATATGAGGTGTAAATGGCGCCATTAACCTGATCCAGACATCTATTACATCTGCTTTTACCGCAATACCTCCACGCCGTTCATACCATTTCATGTCATTCATCATATGATAAAATGCATTCTGTACCGCTCTTCTGGTCTCCATTCTATTCAGGGCATCAGCGGTTTCTTTTATCCTGTATTGTAATTTACTGAGCATCCATTTATCTATGAACTTCAATCCGCGGTTCCTGGTATCCTGATTCTGGTCAGAGGGCTGGCAATCAAATGCCATTTTATAGAACCTTTCAAATTGCTTTCGCGTGGATTCAATATCAGCAGATCTCCAATCCGCATCCTGGACATGCTCGGCCGTACTCAGGATATAAAGACGTGTGATATCAGCGCCGTATTCCTTTACAGCGGATTTTAATGTAAGGATAGGCCCTTTGGATTTACTCATCTTTTGCCCCTCTAGTGAGACAAAACCATTGATGGCAATAGCACGCGGCCAGTGGATTTTTGGGAAAATAGCCACATGATGGAACAGGAAAAACAACAGATGGTTCGGGATAAGGTCTTTCCCGGAAGAGCGAAGGTCAACAGGGTACCAGTAAAGGAAATCCTGCCTTATACTATTGATTGTGTTTTCATCGATCCCTGTAGTTGAGGTTACGTTTTGTGCTGTTCCTTCACCAAGGAAGCAATAATTGAAAAACTCTTCTTTTAATTGTCCGGGTTCAAATTTATCAAGATATTTTGCAACAATATAATATCCCATATAAATGGTTGAATCTCCAAGAGATTCTATTACCCATTCCGGATCCCATGGAACCCTTGTCCCAAGCCCTTTTCGCCGCGCACATGCCTTATCTTTCAGCCAGTCTATCTTATTTTCAAATTCCACTCTTAATTCAGGCGGTATTATTTGCATATTTCCGAGGCATTGATAAACCTGTTCTTTCCATGCAGGATCCGAATAATTCAGGAACCACTGGTCCTTTACCATTTTTATAACACAGGTGGTGCCGCACCTGCATATTACCGGCTGTTCGCTGAACTCATAGAATATATCCGCTATTCCCTGTTCAATAAAGTCATGTGTAAGGACATCTTTAATTTTTGAGACTGCCATTCCTGCATATTTCCCTGTTGTCGCGGTAAGGATGCCTGAATGGAATTCCCGCCTGTAAACGAGTTTTGTGGCTTCTTCTGCTTTAGGGTCATTCTGGTCTTTTACTTTTAATTCAGAAACTGCATCCACCGCAGGATATTTCCCATATTCCGGCACTTTTATAAGCGGGATGAGCGGGATTGAGGAGACATCTTCTGTAATTCCATATTTTGAGAGATCAGACCCCGCAAGATCGCGAAGTGCAAGGTAATCGTATGGGGCGTGTGCCGGAACGCTCATTACGATACCGCTGCCATTCTCCGGGCTTACAAAAGATGCAGGCAGTATCAAAACAATGGAACCTGTAATGGGATTTGTGACTTTCTTACCTATCAGTTCTTCGCCATTGATCTCTCTGACCAGTTCCACTTTTTTATCTGTGAATTTGAGTTTATCATAGGCTTCTTTACTTACTATCCATGTCTCACCATTTACTCTGGCCTTAACATGGAGGATTTTCGGATTGATCCACAGGTTCGTTACCCCGAATATGGTCTCAGGGCGAAGTGTGGCGCATGGGAGGATGTCACCCTCCAGTTTGAATTTAATCAGGGTATAATCAATGATCGTGGCATCTTCACCTTTTAAGATATCATGGTCCTCAACCGGATTTTCATCATGCGGGCACCATCTGACAGGGTGCGCCCCTTTTACAACCCTGTTCTTGCTGCGAAGCAGGTTGAACTGCCAGGTTATCATTTTCTTATAATGGGGGTCAGTCGTTGTGAATTTTCTTCGCCAGTCAATTGAAAATCCTATTATTCTCATAGCAGCTTCGTCTTCTTTACTGAAGAACTCAACAATTTGCTCAGGCGTCCGGATAGTATCAAGAATCTCAAGCGGGATTTGATGGAGCTGATTATATACACGTATGGTCTCAGGATCTTTTTTTGCTATCTGTTCAGCAAGACCTACGATTGGAGTTCCTGTTGCATGAAAACCCATCGGGAAAAGGACATTGTACCCAACCATGCGTTTATACCGCGCAATTACATCGCCGATCGTAAAAGTCCTTGTATGCCCTGCATGAAGATTGCCGTTCAAATAAGGGTACGGGATCGTAATGAAAAACTTTTCACGATCATCAGGCTCAGGCTCGAATATCCTGGCTTCGCTCCATTTGCGCTGCCATTTTTCATCTATTTCATGCGGGTTATACCATTCTTTCATTATTAATTCTTCACTTTGCACAACTTATTAGTCTTATTACCAATTGTTTTATTACTAAACACATCCATGTTAAGGTTAAGGTGACTTAACATGAATTACGGTCTTAAAGACAGCATTAAAGATAAACTTTATGAAAAGTGGATAGACAGTTTGAATGAGCGCACAGCATCAAGATACAGATATGGTGTTATTGCCTATTGTGCTTTTACAAAGAAATCCTGTACAGAATTAGTAAATGAAGCATACGAAGATTACGAAAATCGTGTCGCACCTTGGAAGCTCAGACATATAAAATCATTTGAGGAGTTCAACCAAGCCTTAAAAAATGATATAATCAAACGTGCTGATGGTAA is a window of Candidatus Methanoperedens sp. DNA encoding:
- a CDS encoding winged helix-turn-helix domain-containing protein; translation: MNREILHLTACSDLRRNILISMIKNDKSLGDLRKELNISSTTALHALKDLEKNNLTFQQKNKNYALTNVGKIITLKLVDFGNAAEVMKKHERFWLEHDISGIPEHLMEKVGWLKNSNLIQINPLDIIKTHSSYINYVKKAKWIKGISSIYSPDYPDIFKQLVLNNIDTSLILNDEVFNKIAEITGRMNLDNAIINYKLEFLITKENLKLAFTVTDSFFSMGLFNKNGIYDTAFDLISTDNLAIQWGIELFNYYCNKAMKYEVRI
- the leuS gene encoding leucine--tRNA ligase produces the protein MKEWYNPHEIDEKWQRKWSEARIFEPEPDDREKFFITIPYPYLNGNLHAGHTRTFTIGDVIARYKRMVGYNVLFPMGFHATGTPIVGLAEQIAKKDPETIRVYNQLHQIPLEILDTIRTPEQIVEFFSKEDEAAMRIIGFSIDWRRKFTTTDPHYKKMITWQFNLLRSKNRVVKGAHPVRWCPHDENPVEDHDILKGEDATIIDYTLIKFKLEGDILPCATLRPETIFGVTNLWINPKILHVKARVNGETWIVSKEAYDKLKFTDKKVELVREINGEELIGKKVTNPITGSIVLILPASFVSPENGSGIVMSVPAHAPYDYLALRDLAGSDLSKYGITEDVSSIPLIPLIKVPEYGKYPAVDAVSELKVKDQNDPKAEEATKLVYRREFHSGILTATTGKYAGMAVSKIKDVLTHDFIEQGIADIFYEFSEQPVICRCGTTCVIKMVKDQWFLNYSDPAWKEQVYQCLGNMQIIPPELRVEFENKIDWLKDKACARRKGLGTRVPWDPEWVIESLGDSTIYMGYYIVAKYLDKFEPGQLKEEFFNYCFLGEGTAQNVTSTTGIDENTINSIRQDFLYWYPVDLRSSGKDLIPNHLLFFLFHHVAIFPKIHWPRAIAINGFVSLEGQKMSKSKGPILTLKSAVKEYGADITRLYILSTAEHVQDADWRSADIESTRKQFERFYKMAFDCQPSDQNQDTRNRGLKFIDKWMLSKLQYRIKETADALNRMETRRAVQNAFYHMMNDMKWYERRGGIAVKADVIDVWIRLMAPFTPHICEEIHERSGKDFISLEKFPEADISLIDRGAELAEEITGNTLKDIEEIIRLIRIKPKRVILYTAASWKKKVLVKAIMMKKDNILDMKTLMNTLMSDPLMRPFAKEIPKFAQKIITDVQGMEKEMMDSLTEVDFDETKALYEAVDFLNCEIGCNIEIYSADAPEYDPQGKSKHAVPMRPAIFIE
- a CDS encoding prenyltransferase, whose protein sequence is MKFCTILEKFISFLISTSLFLAINGSFKIILSQLLLLNIFYLNVILITFLTIFSTYGLNKLTDLNEDEINNPKRAHTIKKIGVSFKFSVAMSFILSLILGFLENIMILPVILLPLFLGMLYSVKLNSDMPRLKDITGVKNISIALSWSVGTTFFPVIYLSEKEITSVILIFYLFFLKSFINSVMFDIRDIQGDRESNIRTIPIFLGKDNTKRLLLILNSTLIPWLIFTYYKGLFHRYFPILIGLILYGYWYILHFSRDSINKGKIMDLLIDGEFIIIAIFALAVYSIYP